The stretch of DNA TATATTTCACTGACCGATACCGTCACGATCATGGTCGTTTCCCTGATCTTAACAATCCTCCTGAGCATACTTCCTTATTTATTGTGGAAGCGGAAAAAAGGAAGAAAATATAGCAAGGCATACAAAAAACAGGGGCTGTCCGAAAAGTCCAGGCACAGAGTTGGATACTAGCAAAAAGCAAGGGCGCCGGGAGACTCCTGCGGGAAAGCCGGCCGACGAGACCCCGCACGGCTGTAAGCCGGAGGAGGCTCGGCGGCTGGCCCGCGGAAAGCGACCAGAGCCCTTGCTTTTTGCGTGTTTAACCGGAAAATCCACTTTCTGGACAGCCCCTGTTTTCAATTCCGTTCTATGAGACGCGGAGTTTCTTTTAATGCTTCTATTGACGAGACGCCGATGCCGAACATCGCCATCTTGAGTTCCAATTCACGCGTTTCCAAGACGCGGAGAACGTCTTCCGTACTTTCGGTCGCTTCTTTCAAAAGGGACCGTCCGAATCCCGCCATGTCGGCGCCGAGCGCAATCGCTTTGGCGGCGTCAAGACCTGTCCGCAATCCACCGCTCGCGATGATCGGCTGCTCATCGATCGACGCGTGGACTGACCGGATGCTTTGAACCGTCGGGATGCCCCATTCGCTGAACGCTTCGGCCGCCTCCTTCTTGACCGGATCACCGGAGCGGAATTTCTCCACTTGGCTCCAGGACGTTCCGCCGGCCCCCGCCACGTCAATGAAGGCGATTCCCGCATCGCATAGCTTCCTCGCCGTCTTCCCGTCAATTCCCCAGCCGACTTCTTTGATGCCAACCGGAACATCCAACGCGCCGCACAGTTGCTCGATCTTCCCCAGTAGGCCTGCAAAATTCGTGTTTCCGTTTGGCTGAATGACTTCTTGGATGCTGTTCAAATGAAGGACGAGCAGATTCGCATCCGTCATCTCGATAATCTTCCGGCATTCCTCGATGCCGAATTCATAATTCAGTTGAACCGCGCCCAAGTTCGTGATGATTGGAACATTCGGGGCATACTTCCTCACTTCAAACGAGGCGTGATGCGCCTCTTTGTCGAGGAGTGCCCTCGTCGATCCGAGTGCCATCACCCATCCCCGCTCCTCGGCAGCTTCAGCAAGATTCCGATTGATCGTCTCCGCGAATGCCGTTCCCCCGGTCATGGAACTGATGAGGAACGGGGTGCTGCATAGATGACCCAGAAATTCGGTTTCAATGGAAATTTCATCAAAATCGATTTCCGGAAGCGCATTATGAATAAAAGAGAGCGAATCAAAACCGGTGGAGATGGAATCTCCCGTCACTTTTTCATTTAATGAAATCGTGATGTGCTCGGATTTTCGCTGTTGAATCGAATCAGTCAACATGAGACACCTTCCTTATTTTTTGGGGGATGCACCTATGCGCAAGGTTCACACCAGCATATCCTTTCGTTTCAGTTACTCACTTTGTATTTCCTCTACCGTTTGTTCCACTTCCGCGCGCGTCATTTTCTCCCGCCCTTCTTTCATGGCCTTCAATGTTTTATGGGCCAAGGCAAGGGGCAGACGGCAGAATAACACAATGCTCCTCTTATGGAGAGACTTCATGTACTCATCCGCTTTTGCCAAGTTTTCTTCAGCGTATTTGAACAGCTCCGCACGGGTCCAACCATCAGGCACGAAATTGACACCGCGTTCATCCAAATCTTCCTCTTCATTCCGCAAAATATTTACAGCCTGAAGCCCGCGTCCATAGCCAATCGCCAGTTCACGGTCTGTTTGTTCATCCGCATAAAGCGCCCAGAGATCGGAAAGCATGACGCCAACAAGCCCAGCCACGTAATATGTATAGTCGTCCAAATCCTCACGTGTCTGGATATTCCAGTTTTCCTTTGCCCATTTCGCCATGCCCCATGCCATTTCCCGAGCGGCATCCAGGACAATCGGCTGCGCCTCCTTCGGGCAGGCTTGTACCCATTCCTCTAAACGCACGGAAACATCAGGCAGGATCGCTTTTTCCGATCCTAGAATCCGGAAATATTCTTCATTATTAAATGGTTGTTGTTCGAATAATTCGCTGACTTTCATCAACATAGTATATTTGGCATCATTGTCCAAGTCTGCATGATCTTCAATTTCATCTATTGCACGGAATATCAAGTAAGCGGATGCAACCGAATGTTTCAACTCCCTTTTTAAAAAGGTGATCGGAATATAAAAGGTACGGCTCGTCTCTTTAAGTACACGCATCGCATCTTTCGGAAATGCTAATTCAGCCATGATGAGCTCCTTTCTCCCTATTAAGTTTTTCTCCTATACACCATCGTAACTCAATTTCTGAAAAAAATATAATAAAACAGAAAAAAAGGCTGAAAAAGGTGACTGTCCCCTTTACAATTTGGACACTAATCAGAATAGTGTCCGAATTGTATGGGTGACTGTCACCTTTGGAACAATTCCCGCGCCAATAAACGATACACATCCAAACGCTTTTCTTGTGAATGGGGGATGCTGACAATCATCGCTTCATCAAATCCATATTGCCCCTGTTCGGCTTGCAGCACCGTCGCGATTTCTTTTGCATCTCCTACTAAATGGATTTTACGGTTATCTTGGATGATCATGCGGTCCATTTCCGTCAGCGGATAATCTCGGGCTTCTTCAGGTGTCAACACTGAGGCGAGCTTGCCTCGCATGAATAGCAGACGCCAAATGTCTTGGGGCTTCGCTTCGAATTCCGCTTCTTCTTTTGTTTCCGCAGTCGTCACCATATAGGAAACATTGATTTGCGGTTTCTCCATGAAGGCGGAAGGTTTAAAGTTCTTTTTATAGGCATCTAAAATAGGCTTGGACATTTCGCCGTTGAAAAACTGGGCAAATGAATAGCCGACCCCTCTTACCCCCGCTTGCACAGCGCTATTGCCCGTCGAACCCAACAGCCAAGCCTCGGGCAAAACGACTTCGGACGGGGTCGCGATTGTTTTTTGATACAAGTCATCTGCGGGAATTTCATCGTTGATCAACTGCAAAGCCGTATCCAATTTTTCATACATATTGTGTACCATCGGCTGACGTCCTTCAGATAGCGCATAGATGGAGAGCTGGTCCCCACCCGGAGCACGGCCCACGCCAAAATCAATCCGGCCTGGTGAAAAGGCGCTTAACGTTTTAAACACCTCGGCCAATTTGAGTGGAGAGTAATGCATCATCATTACGCCGCCCGTACCAATCCGTATATTTTTCGTTTTCGCAGCCAAATGAGCGGCTATCACTTCCGGAGCGGAACTTGCAAAATCCCTAGTTGCATGGTGTTCTGCCATCCACATCCGATGATAGCCTAACTGATCGCCTAAAACAGCCAATTCTTCCGCTTTGAGCAAAGCATCCGCCGCCTTATTCCCAGTTGTAACCGGGGCTTGGTCCAATATACTTAATCTCATATTTTCAGTATCCTTCCAATTAATTTAATCCTCAAAAAGCGCTTCATAACTGATCCAGCGCAGCCGAAATTGCATCTTCTCCCGACACAAGGTCAAATGAACGGTTAAACGTATTTTCCATTGGCAAAGCAGCCAGGATGGTTTGTGCTACATCTTCCCGCGGAATCGAAGCGGTTTCTAAATCTTCCGCAATGGAAACCTTTCCGGTGCCTGGTTCATTCAACAATCCACCCGGGCGGATAATAGTATACGTTAAGCCGCTTTGCTCCAGGATTTTGTCCGCGTGATGTTTGGCAACCATATAATGTTTAATGCTGCTCCATTTTTCTCTCCTATGCGCATGGATTGCACTGACCATGATAAAACGCTGAATGCCGATTTTCTGTGCAGCTTCTATCGTTTTCGCCGCCCCGTCCAAATCGATTAACAGTGTTTTGTCAGCACCCGTATGTCCACCGGATCCCGCCGTGAAGACGATGGCGTCACAACCTTTGGCAGCTTCCGCTATTTCATCTACACTGCCTTCCAAATCGGCTAATCTTGCTTCGACGCCTACCTTTTCAAACGCTTCCACTTGTTCTTGTTTTCTAACCATCGCTCTTACCGTATGTTCCGTACTAGCTTTAAGTAACTGGACAAGATGTTGACCGATCTGTCCGTTTGCACCAACTACAAAAACTTTCATGAATGATCAAGCCTCCACTATTTATTAGTATGCTAATGGTTCCAATAAAAAATGAGCCTACGATAAATTCTCAGCCATCTTTTTCAAAAGTTTTTTCAATGTTGCAAGTTCCTGAGAAGACATGCCTTCCAATAACTTATCCTGTTGCTTTCTCCAAACGGCTTCAATGGGCCCTTTCATATTTTGACCCTTCGGTGACAAATACACTCTGTTAATCCTACCGTCGGATGGATCACGCTGCCGGTAAATCAAACCGTAACTTTCTAATGCCTTGACCGTATTCGCAACAGTGGGCGGTTCACAATTCAACCGTTCACTCAACTGGCTCTGTGTAATGCCGTCCTCGTTCCATAACCGGCATAATAGCTGATCTTGGCCGATATGAAGATCCAATTGACGCAACATTTCCGAATAACTTCTGCGCTTTTTGGCGGATATGTCATCGAGAAGTTCCCGAATTTCATCCTCAATCAAAAGTTCACCTTCTTCCATGATTAGTTAGTATGCTAACCATATCGGGAAAATTTTTTTATTTCAAGTAAAAAGATTGGATGGACTACACTCAGGAGCCGATATGATTTTTTCTTTTTCTCAATATCAAGTTCAGTGAGGAAAATAAAAAGAGAGATTGTGGGAATCCATATCCTCTCCATACAGCTGGATTGCAGAGAAAAGTTCCTCAGCACAGGCATTAAAAAACCGGATGGACGACGTAGGATCTGTCTGCCATCCAGTTTTTCCATTGAATCACCACCAAAAAGGCAGTAAGGCTAAGGTAGCGATAGCGCCTAGGGCAATGCCGAAAGCGAAGGCACGGCCACGGCCAAAGCCGTATCCGTATCCATATCCGAATCCGTAACCGAACCCACCTAAGTTCCGGCCGCCAATCGGTTGCAAATAAACTCTGTTATTCCGGACACCTTGAATAATACCTCTATGGGTTCTCCCATCCCGTGTCCCGATTACGACAGGTCTTCCGACGTGCCGGGTACACAAGGAATGATAATGTTGAATAGACATCTTGTTGTCACCCCATTTCACTTGAACATACATCATCATATGTGGATAACGATGCCTCTTAGGGGACAAACACACCACGGCTTCATGGAAATTCGAAATGCTACGGAAATTGGGATACTGTCCGGTGCACGCACATTTCTTATACATAGAATAAGAGCATCAGATTCTTTGGAGGTGTGGAAGTATGTCGGAAGCTGTTGGTGGATACGTAGGAGGATTTACTTTGATTGTTGTATTGTTCATTTTATTAATTATTGTCGGTGCCTCATATTGGGGCGGAGGGTATTATTAATCGAAGTTTCAAAGGGAAAAGCACACAATTGTTATGTGCTTTCCCTTTTCCTTAAGTGGGCAGTTGGGCTATACGGGAAGATGAATAAGTGAACAGATCAGCAGTATGCAACGCCTTGCCGTTCAAAAAGGTGCGGACTAAATAATAGCCCACACAATAGCCGGCCATTTTAGGATAGGAGCCTAAGCCGTATAGCACCTCTTGATGGGTCGCTGTCATTTTTGCTTGATCCTTCTCGGGATATACCAGCTCTATCCACAACTTCTCCAACACCTCGTCGGCATACAATGAAAGCCAGGCGGGATTTGCGCCTTCCCCTAGCCTTTCCTGGACAGCCATTTCGGCCAGCCCTTCCATGATGATCGTATCCAGTAATACATACTCCTCTTCCCTTTTCGGGTATTTTGTCAATCGGCAGACATGGTTGTATTCATGTGTCAATAATGCCAGTATTTCTGATTCCGTATTATGAGGGGCGATGAACAAAAACAACTTATCCTGAAAGGCGAGCCCCGATTTTCCGTTGAACTCGCGCATCAGTAATTCATTGTCTGAATCCGACGGGAAAATGAAGATGGGGACGTCGGGACCTTGCCATAGCTGTTGCAGCTGCTCGAATTCATGTTGGGCGATGGTCCAGACATTATTTTCCTCAAGCTTTTCACTCATCTTCCTTCCCTCCTCCGCCGAAGGATACATACCGAATGTCAATAAATGATGATAAATATCCGAAACGGAAGCGTCGGGGAAGAAGGATGACAGTTTCTTGCATAGGTCGATGGGATTTCCGTCCGATTCCGTCAGCCAGTCGTTTGTGTTGACCACACCCATGGGTTCACACTCCTTTGCCGTATTCTATGCGATGCCGGTAGCATCCGGGAACAGGAGTGAATAAGCGAAGAATGGATTTGTTCCATACACAGACACCGCCCCTTCTGATATGATGAAGGTAATTGACTAGTCACATATCTACGGAGGAAATTATGAAAAAAGTCGCGGTCATCCAGGATCTATCATCGTTCGGTAAATGCTCACTCACAGCTGCCATTCCCGTGCTTTCGGTCATGGGTGTCCAGGCATGCCCTTTACCAACCGCCATCTTCTCTGCGCAAACGGAATACCCGAGCTATTTCGGCGAGGACCTTACTGAGAAAATGCCGTTTTTTACGGAGGAATGGGACAAGCTGAATGCAAATTTTGACGGCATCCATACCGGTTTCATTACGGGAAAAGAGCAAATTGCTCATATCCTTCGTTTTTTAGATACGTTTTACAAGGAAGATACCCTGTTGCTTGTCGATCCGGTGATGGGAGATATCGGGGAAGCATATCAAAACTTTGATGAGGAGCTGCTGGCGCAAATGAAGGAACTCATCAAACGGGCCGATGTCATAACACCAAATATAACGGAATGCTGCCTGCTGACCGGATTATCGTATGACAGACTGTACCGCTATGAAAATGAAAACGACTTCTTCAAAGCGATTCAAGAAGCAGGCCAGCAGCTGCAGCGGCAAACAGGCGCCCAGATCATCATTACCGGGATTGATCCGCCGTCCAGCCTGACGGATTCCCGGTTGATCGGCAATATGTATATAGACGGTGACAGATCTGTTTACAGCTCTGTGCCGTTTAACGGGAAAAGCTATTCTGGCACGGGGGATCTATTTGCATCCGTCATCATGGGCAGTCTGATGCGCGGGGAAAAATTGACGCAAGCAATCGGGCTGGCGGAAACATTTTTAACGGCAGCCATTCAGGATACGGACGCGGAAGGAACACCTACCGTGGCGGGGGTGAATTTTGAGAAGTATTTGAGGTTGTTGTTGTTGTGAAGTGAAGGCTAGGCCGGTCTACAAAGATTACCCGTGGCCTAAATCAGAGACAGTCTCTTGGAATCGACGGAGGACTTTGTGGAATGTCTTTCCAAAGGGAAGGACGAAGGGTATAATGAAAAAATTAAGGGAGGTACTACATATGACCAATATTATTAAACCAGATCCCCTTCATATTCAAGCCTATTCGATTTTGAAGTCTTTGATTCTGAAGGGGGAGTTGCAACCCGGTGAGCGTTTAGTGGAGGCGAAATTAGCAAGAGATCTCGGGATTAGCAGAGGTCCTGTTCGCGAAGCGATCCGTATGCTTATCCAGGACGGGCTGCTTCTCCAAAACGATGGAGCTGTGCGCATTTATCGACCAACCAAACGAGAAATCATCGAAGTATTTGAGTGTCGTGAAAGTCTTGAAACTCTAGGGATTCGACTATTTCTCCGATTCCTTACGGATGACCTGGAGCGCCAACTGCTTGACCATATTGACGAGGCCAAGATTGCGTACAAAGAAAATAGGATTACCGAA from Bacillus sp. OxB-1 encodes:
- the fni gene encoding type 2 isopentenyl-diphosphate Delta-isomerase; this encodes MTDSIQQRKSEHITISLNEKVTGDSISTGFDSLSFIHNALPEIDFDEISIETEFLGHLCSTPFLISSMTGGTAFAETINRNLAEAAEERGWVMALGSTRALLDKEAHHASFEVRKYAPNVPIITNLGAVQLNYEFGIEECRKIIEMTDANLLVLHLNSIQEVIQPNGNTNFAGLLGKIEQLCGALDVPVGIKEVGWGIDGKTARKLCDAGIAFIDVAGAGGTSWSQVEKFRSGDPVKKEAAEAFSEWGIPTVQSIRSVHASIDEQPIIASGGLRTGLDAAKAIALGADMAGFGRSLLKEATESTEDVLRVLETRELELKMAMFGIGVSSIEALKETPRLIERN
- a CDS encoding squalene/phytoene synthase family protein, whose amino-acid sequence is MAELAFPKDAMRVLKETSRTFYIPITFLKRELKHSVASAYLIFRAIDEIEDHADLDNDAKYTMLMKVSELFEQQPFNNEEYFRILGSEKAILPDVSVRLEEWVQACPKEAQPIVLDAAREMAWGMAKWAKENWNIQTREDLDDYTYYVAGLVGVMLSDLWALYADEQTDRELAIGYGRGLQAVNILRNEEEDLDERGVNFVPDGWTRAELFKYAEENLAKADEYMKSLHKRSIVLFCRLPLALAHKTLKAMKEGREKMTRAEVEQTVEEIQSE
- a CDS encoding LLM class flavin-dependent oxidoreductase, producing the protein MRLSILDQAPVTTGNKAADALLKAEELAVLGDQLGYHRMWMAEHHATRDFASSAPEVIAAHLAAKTKNIRIGTGGVMMMHYSPLKLAEVFKTLSAFSPGRIDFGVGRAPGGDQLSIYALSEGRQPMVHNMYEKLDTALQLINDEIPADDLYQKTIATPSEVVLPEAWLLGSTGNSAVQAGVRGVGYSFAQFFNGEMSKPILDAYKKNFKPSAFMEKPQINVSYMVTTAETKEEAEFEAKPQDIWRLLFMRGKLASVLTPEEARDYPLTEMDRMIIQDNRKIHLVGDAKEIATVLQAEQGQYGFDEAMIVSIPHSQEKRLDVYRLLARELFQR
- a CDS encoding SDR family oxidoreductase, encoding MKVFVVGANGQIGQHLVQLLKASTEHTVRAMVRKQEQVEAFEKVGVEARLADLEGSVDEIAEAAKGCDAIVFTAGSGGHTGADKTLLIDLDGAAKTIEAAQKIGIQRFIMVSAIHAHRREKWSSIKHYMVAKHHADKILEQSGLTYTIIRPGGLLNEPGTGKVSIAEDLETASIPREDVAQTILAALPMENTFNRSFDLVSGEDAISAALDQL
- a CDS encoding MarR family winged helix-turn-helix transcriptional regulator, with amino-acid sequence MIEDEIRELLDDISAKKRRSYSEMLRQLDLHIGQDQLLCRLWNEDGITQSQLSERLNCEPPTVANTVKALESYGLIYRQRDPSDGRINRVYLSPKGQNMKGPIEAVWRKQQDKLLEGMSSQELATLKKLLKKMAENLS
- a CDS encoding YjcZ family sporulation protein, with protein sequence MSEAVGGYVGGFTLIVVLFILLIIVGASYWGGGYY
- a CDS encoding DUF2268 domain-containing protein, which encodes MGVVNTNDWLTESDGNPIDLCKKLSSFFPDASVSDIYHHLLTFGMYPSAEEGRKMSEKLEENNVWTIAQHEFEQLQQLWQGPDVPIFIFPSDSDNELLMREFNGKSGLAFQDKLFLFIAPHNTESEILALLTHEYNHVCRLTKYPKREEEYVLLDTIIMEGLAEMAVQERLGEGANPAWLSLYADEVLEKLWIELVYPEKDQAKMTATHQEVLYGLGSYPKMAGYCVGYYLVRTFLNGKALHTADLFTYSSSRIAQLPT
- a CDS encoding pyridoxamine kinase → MKKVAVIQDLSSFGKCSLTAAIPVLSVMGVQACPLPTAIFSAQTEYPSYFGEDLTEKMPFFTEEWDKLNANFDGIHTGFITGKEQIAHILRFLDTFYKEDTLLLVDPVMGDIGEAYQNFDEELLAQMKELIKRADVITPNITECCLLTGLSYDRLYRYENENDFFKAIQEAGQQLQRQTGAQIIITGIDPPSSLTDSRLIGNMYIDGDRSVYSSVPFNGKSYSGTGDLFASVIMGSLMRGEKLTQAIGLAETFLTAAIQDTDAEGTPTVAGVNFEKYLRLLLL
- a CDS encoding GntR family transcriptional regulator, whose amino-acid sequence is MTNIIKPDPLHIQAYSILKSLILKGELQPGERLVEAKLARDLGISRGPVREAIRMLIQDGLLLQNDGAVRIYRPTKREIIEVFECRESLETLGIRLFLRFLTDDLERQLLDHIDEAKIAYKENRITELGELDKQFHDLIIQHSNNQQLIQLMSVIEAKTVLIRNQMVHLDTFPPFIDQHSRIINALLERDEEQAMAEMKQHLESGLLRILNNI